The Prosthecomicrobium sp. N25 genome contains the following window.
GCGCCCCCATCCCGCAGGTCGAGGTGCAGAACCGCGAGGCCGCCGAGGCGGTCGCCCGCACCCTCCTGGACCTCGGCCACACCCGCTTCGGCTACGTCGAGGGCCCGCGCGCCAACATCCTGGAGCGCGAGCGCGGCGGCGGCTTCCGGGACGCGCTGGAGCGGGCCGGGATCCCGAAGTCGAGCCTCGTCGTCTTCCCCGGGGACTTCTCGTTCCGCTCCGGCAGCGCCGCCGCCGAGCGCTTCCTCGCCCTGGCCGAGCGCCCCGGCGCCGTCTTCTGCGCCAACGACGAGATGGCGATCGGCTTCGTCAAGACCGTCCGGGACGCCGGTCTCCAGGTGCCCCGCGACGTTTCGGTGGTCGGTTTCGATGCAATCGATTTCGCGAGCTACTGCGAACCGCCCCTGACCACCGTCGTGCAGCCCCGCGGCGCCATCGGGCAGAAGGCCGCCGAGCTCCTGATCGAGAGGATGCGCGGCGGGACGTCCGAGTTGCCGCCGCACGTGGTGCGCTTCCACGCGACGCTGCGGCCCGGCGGCAGCACGGGCCCGGCGCCCGCCGCCGGACGAGGACGGCCCGCCGCGGAGGCCCTCACCGAAAGGTGATGAGGCCCTCCTGACCGCGCCTTGCGCAGTCAGTCGACCCGATGACATCCTCTCAGTCGAATGGATTACGTAAAAATCCAAACAGGAGGATGGCCCGAATGGCACGCCTGACCGTGAACGGCGTCGCGCGCGACGTCGACGTCGAACCCGATACCCCTCTGCTCTGGGTGATCCGCGAGCAGCTCGGCCTGACCGGTACCAAATACGGCTGCGGCGTCGCCGCCTGCGGCGCCTGCACCGTGATGGTCGACGGTGAGGCCCTGCGGTCCTGTTCCCTGCCCGTCTCGGCCTTCAACGAAAAGCAGAAGATCGTCACCATCGAGGCGCTATCTCCCGACGGCTCGCACCCGCTCCAGAAGGCCTGGGCGGCCCTCGACGTGCCCCAGTGCGGCTACTGCCAGTCCGGCCAGCTCATGGCCGCCGCCGCGCTCCTGGCGAAGACGCCGAAACCCAGCGATGCCGAAATCGAGGCGGCGATGACCAACATCTGCCGCTGCGGCACCTACAACCGCATCCGCGACGGCATCAAGCAGGCCGCCGGCATCGCCATCTGACCCGCCGATACCGCCGACCGCGATCGATTCGATCCTCGAGGAGGATTCCCATGGGCATGATCAAGCTTTCCCGCCGCGAGGTCCTGGCCGGCGCCGCTGCTGCGGCCGGCGGACTGACGCTCGGCTTCCACGTCCCCGATGCCGCCGCCGAGGGCACCCACGACGCCCTCAAGGAGATCAACGCCTGGGTCGTCGTGAAGCCCGACGACACCGTCGTGATCCGCGTCGCCCGCGTCGAGATGGGCCAGGGCACGCTGACCGGCCTCGCCCAGCTCGTCGCCGAGGAGCTCGAGTGCGACTGGTCGAAGGTCACCACCGAGTACCCGACCCCCGGCCAGAACGTCGCCCGCAAGCGCGTCTGGGGCAACTTCGGCACCGCCGGCAGCCGGGGCATCCGCGACAGCCACGACTACGTCCGCAAGGGCGGCGCCGCGGCCCGCATCATGCTCGTCAACGCCGCCGCCGCCGAATGGGGCGTACCGGCCGGCGCGTGCAAGGTGTCCAAGGGCGTCATCAGCCACGAGGCCTCCGGCCGCTCGACCACCTACGGCAAGGTGGCGTCCGCCGCCGCGAAGCTCGAGGTCCCGCAGGACCCGCCGCTCAAGGACCCGAAGACCTGGACGATCGCCGGCCAGCCCGTGAAGCGGCTCGACACCAAGGGCAAGCTCGACGGCAGCCAGGTCTACGGCATCGACCTGAAGCTCCCGGGCATGCTCAACGCCGCCATTCGCGACTGCCCCGTCCCGGGCGGCAAGCTGAAGAGCTTCGACGCTGCCAAGGTGCAGTCCATGCCGGGCGTGAAGAAGGTGATGGCCCTCGACGGCACCGGCGTCGCCGTCGTCGCCGACACCTGGTGGCGCGCCAAGACCGCCCTCGACGCCCTGCCGGTCGAGTGGGACGAGGGCCCCAATGCCGCCCACGACACCAAAACCTTCACGGAGGTGCTGAAGGCCGGCCTCGATGCCCCCGATGCCTTCGTGGGCAACCAGAAAGGCGACGTGAAGGCGGCCGTCTCCGGCGCCGCCAAGGTCGTGGAGGCCGTCTACGCCTTCCCGCACCAGCACCACGCCACCATGGAGCCGATGAACGCCACCGCGCTCTACACGCCCGACCGGGTCGAGGTCTGGTGCCCGACCCAGAACGCCGAGGCCGCGCTGGCCACCGCGGTCGCCGCCTCCGGCCTGCCGATCGAGAAGTGCGACGTCTACCGCATCAATCTCGGCGGCGGCTTCGGCCGGCGGGCGACCAGCCACGACTACGTCCGCCAGGCCGTGCTGATCGCCAAGGAACTGCCGGGCACGCCCGTCAAGCTTCTGTGGTCGCGCGAGGAGGACATGCTGCACGGCCGCTACCATCCGAGCACCCAGTGCAAGATGGTCGGCGCCCTCGACGCCAACGGCGACCTGGTCGGCCTGCACATGCGCATCTCCGGCCAGTCGATCCTGGCCGGCGTCAACCCGGCCGGCCTCCAGCAGGGCCGCGACCCGGCCACCTTCCAGGGCCTCAACCCGAGCGGCACCGAAGGCGTCTTCGGCTACGCGGTGCCCAATCTCCTGATCGACCACGCCATGCGCAACCCGCCGACGCCTCCGGGCTTCTGGCGCGGCGTCAACAACAACCAGAACGCCTTCTACCTGGAGAGCTTCATCGACGAACTCGCGCACGCGGCCGGCAAGGACCCGCTCGAGTTCCGCCGCAAGCTCCTCAAGGACAGCCCGCGCCACCTCGCGGTCCTGAACGCCGTCGCCGAGCGCGCCGGCTGGGGCACCCCGGCCCCGAAGGGCGTCTACCGCGGCCTCGCCCAGCACATGGGCTACGGCAGCTACGTGGCCGCCTGCGCGGAGGTCTCGGTGACCGACGGCAAGCTGAAGATCCACCGCATCGTCGCGGCCACGGACTGCGGCCACGCGGTGAACCCGCAGCAGATCGCCGCCCAGGTCGAGGGCTCCTTCGCGTTCGGCCTCTCCGCCGCCCTGCATGGCCAGATCACGGTCGCCAAGGGCCGGGTGGAGCAGGAGAACTTCGACACCTACGAGGTGCTCCGCATGGCCGAAATGCCGAAGGTGGAAACCATCGTCATGCCCTCCGGCGGCTTCTGGGGCGGTGTCGGCGAGCCGACCATCTTCGTCGCCGCCCCGGCGGTCATCAACGCCATCTTCGCGGCCACCGGCAAGCGCTACCGCGCGACCCCGATCGGCACGACGAGGATCGGCCAGGCCTGATGCCATGGGCCGGGCCGTCCGGCTCCTCGCGGTCGCGCTCGCCGCGGCTGCGGGCGGAGCATCGCCCGTCCGCGCGGGCGACCGCATCCCCGATTACGTCGTGGTCGGCGACGGGATCCCGGCCCCGCTCGAAGGGCGGGCCGGCGACCCTCTCCGGGGCCGCGCCATCGTGGCCGACCGCACGGCCGGGCTCTGCCTGATGTGCCACGCAGCCCCGATCCCGGAGGTGCGCCAGCAGGGCGACCTGGCGCCGGACCTCGCCGGCGCCGGCTCCCGCTGGACGGCGGCCCAGCTCCGCCTGCGCCTCGTCGACGCGCGCCGCCTGAACCCGGCCTCGATCATGCCGCCCACTCTGAAGCTCGACGGCCTCGTCCGCGTCCAGGCCCGGTTCCGGGACCGGACCATCCTGGACCCGCAGGCGATCGAGGACGTCGTCGCCTACCTGGAGACGCTCCGATGACCGACGCGACGCGCCTGTCCCCGACCCGCCGCAGCCTCGTGCTCCTCGGCGCCGGCGGCCTCGCCTGGCTGACGGTCCGCCCCGCCCTGGCGACCCCCGACACCATGGCGGCCGGCATCGCCGACTTCACCCGCGGCGTCGCACCCATCCCCGGCCGCGTCGCCCTCGAGATCCCGCCGCTGGTCGAGAACGGCAACTCCGTGCCGCTCACCATCCGGGTCGACAGCCCGATGACCGAGGCCGACCACGTCGCCACCATCGCGGTCTTCAACGAGAAGAACCCGCAGCCCTTCGTGGCCCGGTTCCACCTCGGCCCCTGGTCGGGCCGGGCCGAAGTCGGCACGCGCATCCGGCTCGGCGACAGCCAGAAGATCGTCGCGGTCGCCGCCCTCAGCGACGGCACCTTCTGGTCCGGCGCCGCCGACCTCGTCGTCACCCTCCCGGCCTGCGTGGAGAACTGAGGCCATGCCCCTCGACCGCGCCCTCGTCAACATGCCGCCGAACGCCGCCCGCGGCGAGGTCGTCACCGTCAAGACCCTGATCCGCCACCCGATGGAATCGGGCTTCCGGCCGGGTCCGGACGGCAAGCTCCTGCCGCGCGACATCATCGCCTCCCTGGTCGCCCGCTACGCCGGCCGCGAGGTCTTCCGCATGGAGCTCTTCCCCGCCATCGCCGCGAACCCCCTGGTCGCCTTCCCGATCCTCGCGACCGAGACGGGCGAGGTCGAGATTCGCTGGACCGACGAGAAGGGCGAGTTCCGCGTCGAGCGGAAGACCCTGACGGTGACATGAAGGCGGTCGCGGCCGTCCTGGTTCTCGGGCTCGCGGCCTCGGGTCCGGTCCTTGCGGACGGCATCGCGCCCGGGGAGCGCCGCTCCGGCGCGGCCTTCATGTCGGAGGAGACCCGCGCCATGGAGGCTGACGACAGCCTCAACCCCGGCATGCTCTGGGTCGAGGAGGGCGAGGCCCTGTGGCGGACGCCGGCCGGCGCCTCGGGCCGGTCCTGCGCCGACTGCCACGGCGACGCCGCCCGTTCCATGGCCGGCGTGGCGGCGCGCCACCCGGTCTACGACGCCGCGACGGGAGCGCCGCGAACCCTCGCCGGCAGCATCGCGCAATGCCGGTCGGACCGGCAGGGCGCCCCCCGTCCCGCGCCCGAGAGCCCCGAGATGCTGGCGCTCTCCGCCTACGTGGCCCGCCAGTCGCGCGGGATGTCGATCACCGCCGGCGAGGACCCGCGCCTCGCCCCGTCCGTCGAGGCGGGCCGGCGGCTGTTCACGACCAGGATGGGCCAGCTCGCGCTCTCCTGCGCCGACTGCCACGACGACAACTGGGGCCGCCGCCTCGGCGGCGCCCCGATCCCGCAGGCCCACCCGACCGCCTACCCGCTCTACCGCCTGGAATGGCAGAGCCTCGGCTCCCTGCAACGCAGGCTTCGGAACTGCCTCGCCGGCATGCGCGCCGAGCCCTGGCCGGAAGGATCGGACGAAGCCGCCGCGCTCGAGCTCTTCTTGATGGCGCGGGCCCGCGGGATGCCCCTGGAGGCCCCGGGCGTCCGCCCCTGACGGTCAGATCGCGATCCGCCCGAACGTGTCGACCGCGTCGATCCCGGACTGTCCGTCCAGGAAGGCCGGCACGTCCTCCGGTTCGAGCGGCGGACTGACCAGATAGCCCTGGATCTGGTCGCAGCCGATCCCTTCCAGGAAGTCCCGCTGCCACCGCGTGGAGACCCGTTCGGCCGTCGTCTCGATGCCCAGGCGGTGTGCGAGGTCGACGAGCCCGATGACGATCGCCTGGTCCTCGGGCGCCTGCTCGATCCGGTCGACGAACGAACCGTCGATCTTGATGCGGTCGATCGGGAACTGCTTGAGGTGCATGAGCGACGCGAATCCGGTGCCGAAGTCGTCGAACGCGATCTCGACGCCGAGGGCGTGCAGCCGCGCGAGCGCCGGGCCGATGCGGTCCACGCCGCGCCCGAGCAGCAGTTGCTCCTTGATCTCGATGGCGAGGTCCGTGGCCGGCACGCCGGCCTCCGCCAGCGCGCTCGACAGGTCCTCCACCAGCGTGTCGGTCCGGAAATCGGCCGCCGTCACGTTGAAGGCGATCCGCCCGAAGTGGATCCCTTCGGCCCGCCACCGGCGCGCCTGCCCGATCGCCAGGCGCATCACCATGCGGCCGAGCGCGCCCGAGATGGCGGGGTCCGAGAAGCCTTCGATGAACTGGCCGGGCGTCAGGAGCCCGAATTCCTCGTGGTTCCACCGCAGCAGCGCCTCGAGGCCCACGACCTCGCCGCTGCGGCCGGCCACGATCGGCTGGTAGACGAGCCGCAGGGCCCCCGTGTCGAGCGCCCGCTCCAGGTCGGTCCGCAGCCGGGTTCGCCGGTCGATCTCGACGCGCATCTCGGCCCGGAAGAAGTCGTAGCGGTTGCGCCCGGCCGCCTTGGCACGATAGAGGGCCAGGTCGGCATTCTTCATGAGCTCCGCCGGGCTCTTCGAATCCGACGGATAGACCGCCACCCCGATGCTGGTCGTGAAGCGGCGCAGCTCGGCGCCGAGGCGCGCCGGCTCCTTCATGGCCTCCACGATGGCGTCGAGCGGCCGAATGATGTCCCGCGCATCCTCCAGGTCCGGGAAGATGGCGCCGAACTCGTCGCCGCCGAGCCGGGCGAGCGTGTCAGTGCTGCGGATCAGCGGCATGACTCGACGGGCGACCGTCTTCAGAAGTTCGTCGCCCGCGTCGTGCCCGAGGGAGTCGTTGATCTCCTTGAAGGCATCGAGGTCGAACATGGCCACCGCCACGCTCCTGCCGGTCCGGTTGCCCCGGTCGATCGCGTCGTGGAGCCGCATCTGGAACTGCACCCGGTTGGGCAGTCCGGTGAGGGCGTCGTGGTTGGCGAGCTGCCAGAGCCTCTGCTCGTAGCTGCGGCGGGCCGAGATGTCCTGCAGGACCAGGATCAGCGACGAGCGCCCGTCAGCCTCCTGGACCACGCGCCCGGACGCGATCGCCGGGACCGGCTGGCCGTCCCCGCGCTTGAGGTCGAGTTCCACCGGCCCGAAGCCGTCGCCGCCGGTGGGCTGGGCCGGAAACTCCGTCCCGGCGGGCAGGAGGTCGGCGAGCGTCATCCCCTCGAACGCGGCCGGCGTCAGCTTCAGCATGTCGGCGAGGGCGCGGCTCTGCATGAGGATGCGCCCGGAGGCCAGGTCCACGAGCGCCAGCCCCACGGGCGACAGATCGAAGATGGATCGGAAGCGGGCTTCGCTCGCCCTCAGCGCCGTTTCCGACCGCCGCCGGTCCGTGCTGTCCACCACCGTCGTGACGAAGCCGCCGTCGGGCAGGGGCATCCCGCGCGTCTCGAGCACCTGCCCCCCGGGCCGGGTGCGCTCGAAGCAGTGCGGCTCGAACCGGCGCGCCAAGGCAAGCCGGACGCCCACCTGCTCGTCGGGGTCGCCTGGGCCGTACTCTCCCCGCCCGGCATTGTAGCGCAGGAGCGTCTCCAGGCTGGGGGCGGGGCCGGCGAACAGGGACTCGGGGAGATCGAGCACCTCCCGGTAGCTCCGGTTCCACTTCCTCACCACCAGATCCCGGTCCACGAGGGCGACCCCGCCCGGGAAGTTGTCGAGGATGGCCTGCAGGAGCCCGGAGTTGTCGGCCAGGGCCTTCTCGGCCATCTTTTGCGACGTGATGTCGGTGAAGGACGTCAGCGCCAGGGCCGGCGGGTCGCCCGCGTCCTCGAACACCGGCTCCGAACTGACCAGGATCCACCGCAGATCGCCGGTGGGCAGATGGACGCCCATTACCACGTCGTGCTGGGCCGCGCCGGTGCGCAACGCCAGCATGGCCGGGTATTCGTCGCCGGGAAAGTCGGATCCGTCCTCGCGGACCGCGCGCCAGCGCGGGTCCACTGAGCTCCGCCCCGTGATCTCGGCTTCCGTCAGGCCCAGGATCGCCATCGCGCCGGCGTTGGCCATGAGGATCCGGCCGGTGCGGTCCTGCAGCACGAGCCCCGCGGAGAGCCCCCGCAGCATCACCGCGCTCACCGCCTCGCTGCGCCGGGCCTCCGATTCGGCATGCTTCTGAGGCGTGATCTCGGTCCGGATCGCCGTGTATCCGGCGATCTCGTCCGTCTCGTCCCGGAACGGCGCGATCACGGTCGCGACCCAGTAGAGCCGCCCGTCCTTCGCCCGGTTGCAGATTTCTCCCCGCCAGACGTCGCCGCCTCGGATGGTCCGGTACAGATCCTCGTAGAAGCGGCCGTCGTGGACGCCCGACTTGAGGATCCGGTGGTCCGAACCGATCAGTTCCTCGCGGCTGTATCCGCTGATCTCGCAGAAGCGATCGTTCGCGTAGGTGATCCGCCCCTGCGCGTCCGTCTCCGCCACGATAGAGGCGAGATCGAGCGCCCGGACGAGGCGCTCGGCTCTGGGCGTGACCGATCGTTCCGCATCCGAGGTCATCGTCTCACGTCCTGCCGGCGGGCACGCTTCACCTCAACGCCATTCCGAGCCTGAGCCCGCCCCAATGGCGACCGCGGACCGTGATCGGCGTCGAGAGATCCTTCATCAGCACCGTCCGGCCGCCACCCAGGTCGCGCGGATAGGTCTGGCAAAGGAACGGCTTCGTGTTCCGGGCCGCGGTCAGGCCGGTGCGGTCGTCGAAGACGCGGCGGTTTCGGCAGTTGGCGTTGTTCCAGACCGGGTCCGCCCCCTGCGGCTGCGAATACTTCCTGTTGTGGCAAGGCAGGTAGCCGTTGCGGTCGGCCGCGACGCAGAAGATGACGTCCTTGTCGATGTCGAGCGCCGCTTCCAGGTGCCGGGGCAGGACGGTCTCCAGAAGATCGAGCGACCGCGACCGGTGCTGTTGCGGATTGGTCTGGGGAATCGGGGTCAATTCGATGTCGAAGAGCTGGTCTTCGGTGATACGCCCCTGCTCGAGCGCGGACTCCAGGTCGTTCTGGATCTGGTCGCGCAAGGACGCGAGCCGCTCCCGCACACGCTGGTCCGCCCTCTCGGCGTCCTCGATCCGGGACGTGAGCCGCTCCTGGGCGGTGCCGGCGAGCCCGGAGAACTGGATGCGCAGGCCGAGCGACTGCTCGCCGACCACCTTGGCCGGGACGCGTCCGACGCCCTCGATGTCGATCTCGACGTCCGCCGCAGCGTCTACGGCGTCGCCCGACGGGGCGTCGACCAGACAGCCGCCGAGCGAGATCTCCACCATGCGGGTCTCCAGCCGCCGCGTCCCCTGGACCAGCGAACAGGGCCAGCGCACCGGATAGCGGGCGTGTCGCCGGCTGTCCGTGTTGGCGAAGCTGCGGACCGTGACGATGAGGCGGCTCTCCAGATGCTGGAAGATCCCGGCGAGTTCCGAGGACGTCCCGACCAGCACGCCCTTGGCGCCTTCCGCCGACGCGATGGCGTCCTGGATCACCCCGACGCTCTTCTCGAGCTGCCCGGCCCCCTGCGCGGCCCGGTGGGCGCTGTCCGTGACCTCCTCCAGCGCGCGCATCTGGCCGCTGGCATTCTCCGACACGCTGCGCGCGACCTGGTCGATACCCTTCACGGACTGGCCGATCTGCGCCATCGCGCCCACCGCCACGCGGGTCTGCTCCGCCATGGCGTTGATCTGCGAGGCGATCTCCTGGGTGGCGGCGCCGGTGCGCTGGGAGAGCTGCTTCACCTCCTGGGCCACGATGGCGAAGCCGCGGCCGAGTTCGCCGGCCCGTGCCGCCTCGATGGTCGCGTTGAGGGCGAGGAGATTGGTCTGCTGCGCGATTTCGTTGATCAGTTCGACGATCTTGCGCACCTCGTCGGAGGCCTGGCTGAGGCGGTTCATCACGTCGCTGGCCGCCTCCGCCTGCTGGCGGGCGTCGCCCACCAGGCGCGACGTCTCCTCGGCCTGCCGGCCGACCTCGCGGCTCGAGGCCGCCAGTTCCTCCACCGCCGAGGCGACCGACGCCATGCTGGTGCTGGCCGAGCGCGAGCCCCGGTCGACCGTGTCGGCCCCGCCGACCACGCCCTCGATCGCCTGCGCCATGTCGGCCACGACCCGGGTCAGGGTCTCGGCCTGCTTCTGCATGGCCGAACTGGCGTGCCGCATCTCCTCCTCGATGGACTCCGCCATCTGGTCCAGTTCCTGGCGGCGCGCCTCCGATTCGGTCATGTCCACGTAGGCGTCGAGGGCGGCCGCCATATCGAGCAGGATCGCGCGCACGATGCCGCTCGCCAGGACCGCCGGCCGGCTTCCCTCGCCGAGCGCC
Protein-coding sequences here:
- a CDS encoding (2Fe-2S)-binding protein, coding for MARLTVNGVARDVDVEPDTPLLWVIREQLGLTGTKYGCGVAACGACTVMVDGEALRSCSLPVSAFNEKQKIVTIEALSPDGSHPLQKAWAALDVPQCGYCQSGQLMAAAALLAKTPKPSDAEIEAAMTNICRCGTYNRIRDGIKQAAGIAI
- a CDS encoding methyl-accepting chemotaxis protein, producing MFARKKSHTGAADIMEHLTGLAPEQAEAVHATFRSTLAPRVGPILDGFYAVLQRSPAMADFLAKSPGVAHLKKAQEGHWTKLLGSPVDEALLDRSRRIGVAHVKTGLLPRYYVASYSYLLEHMLHAALGEGSRPAVLASGIVRAILLDMAAALDAYVDMTESEARRQELDQMAESIEEEMRHASSAMQKQAETLTRVVADMAQAIEGVVGGADTVDRGSRSASTSMASVASAVEELAASSREVGRQAEETSRLVGDARQQAEAASDVMNRLSQASDEVRKIVELINEIAQQTNLLALNATIEAARAGELGRGFAIVAQEVKQLSQRTGAATQEIASQINAMAEQTRVAVGAMAQIGQSVKGIDQVARSVSENASGQMRALEEVTDSAHRAAQGAGQLEKSVGVIQDAIASAEGAKGVLVGTSSELAGIFQHLESRLIVTVRSFANTDSRRHARYPVRWPCSLVQGTRRLETRMVEISLGGCLVDAPSGDAVDAAADVEIDIEGVGRVPAKVVGEQSLGLRIQFSGLAGTAQERLTSRIEDAERADQRVRERLASLRDQIQNDLESALEQGRITEDQLFDIELTPIPQTNPQQHRSRSLDLLETVLPRHLEAALDIDKDVIFCVAADRNGYLPCHNRKYSQPQGADPVWNNANCRNRRVFDDRTGLTAARNTKPFLCQTYPRDLGGGRTVLMKDLSTPITVRGRHWGGLRLGMALR
- the soxA gene encoding sulfur oxidation c-type cytochrome SoxA → MKAVAAVLVLGLAASGPVLADGIAPGERRSGAAFMSEETRAMEADDSLNPGMLWVEEGEALWRTPAGASGRSCADCHGDAARSMAGVAARHPVYDAATGAPRTLAGSIAQCRSDRQGAPRPAPESPEMLALSAYVARQSRGMSITAGEDPRLAPSVEAGRRLFTTRMGQLALSCADCHDDNWGRRLGGAPIPQAHPTAYPLYRLEWQSLGSLQRRLRNCLAGMRAEPWPEGSDEAAALELFLMARARGMPLEAPGVRP
- the soxX gene encoding sulfur oxidation c-type cytochrome SoxX translates to MGRAVRLLAVALAAAAGGASPVRAGDRIPDYVVVGDGIPAPLEGRAGDPLRGRAIVADRTAGLCLMCHAAPIPEVRQQGDLAPDLAGAGSRWTAAQLRLRLVDARRLNPASIMPPTLKLDGLVRVQARFRDRTILDPQAIEDVVAYLETLR
- a CDS encoding xanthine dehydrogenase family protein molybdopterin-binding subunit; protein product: MGMIKLSRREVLAGAAAAAGGLTLGFHVPDAAAEGTHDALKEINAWVVVKPDDTVVIRVARVEMGQGTLTGLAQLVAEELECDWSKVTTEYPTPGQNVARKRVWGNFGTAGSRGIRDSHDYVRKGGAAARIMLVNAAAAEWGVPAGACKVSKGVISHEASGRSTTYGKVASAAAKLEVPQDPPLKDPKTWTIAGQPVKRLDTKGKLDGSQVYGIDLKLPGMLNAAIRDCPVPGGKLKSFDAAKVQSMPGVKKVMALDGTGVAVVADTWWRAKTALDALPVEWDEGPNAAHDTKTFTEVLKAGLDAPDAFVGNQKGDVKAAVSGAAKVVEAVYAFPHQHHATMEPMNATALYTPDRVEVWCPTQNAEAALATAVAASGLPIEKCDVYRINLGGGFGRRATSHDYVRQAVLIAKELPGTPVKLLWSREEDMLHGRYHPSTQCKMVGALDANGDLVGLHMRISGQSILAGVNPAGLQQGRDPATFQGLNPSGTEGVFGYAVPNLLIDHAMRNPPTPPGFWRGVNNNQNAFYLESFIDELAHAAGKDPLEFRRKLLKDSPRHLAVLNAVAERAGWGTPAPKGVYRGLAQHMGYGSYVAACAEVSVTDGKLKIHRIVAATDCGHAVNPQQIAAQVEGSFAFGLSAALHGQITVAKGRVEQENFDTYEVLRMAEMPKVETIVMPSGGFWGGVGEPTIFVAAPAVINAIFAATGKRYRATPIGTTRIGQA
- a CDS encoding sensor domain-containing protein, which translates into the protein MTSDAERSVTPRAERLVRALDLASIVAETDAQGRITYANDRFCEISGYSREELIGSDHRILKSGVHDGRFYEDLYRTIRGGDVWRGEICNRAKDGRLYWVATVIAPFRDETDEIAGYTAIRTEITPQKHAESEARRSEAVSAVMLRGLSAGLVLQDRTGRILMANAGAMAILGLTEAEITGRSSVDPRWRAVREDGSDFPGDEYPAMLALRTGAAQHDVVMGVHLPTGDLRWILVSSEPVFEDAGDPPALALTSFTDITSQKMAEKALADNSGLLQAILDNFPGGVALVDRDLVVRKWNRSYREVLDLPESLFAGPAPSLETLLRYNAGRGEYGPGDPDEQVGVRLALARRFEPHCFERTRPGGQVLETRGMPLPDGGFVTTVVDSTDRRRSETALRASEARFRSIFDLSPVGLALVDLASGRILMQSRALADMLKLTPAAFEGMTLADLLPAGTEFPAQPTGGDGFGPVELDLKRGDGQPVPAIASGRVVQEADGRSSLILVLQDISARRSYEQRLWQLANHDALTGLPNRVQFQMRLHDAIDRGNRTGRSVAVAMFDLDAFKEINDSLGHDAGDELLKTVARRVMPLIRSTDTLARLGGDEFGAIFPDLEDARDIIRPLDAIVEAMKEPARLGAELRRFTTSIGVAVYPSDSKSPAELMKNADLALYRAKAAGRNRYDFFRAEMRVEIDRRTRLRTDLERALDTGALRLVYQPIVAGRSGEVVGLEALLRWNHEEFGLLTPGQFIEGFSDPAISGALGRMVMRLAIGQARRWRAEGIHFGRIAFNVTAADFRTDTLVEDLSSALAEAGVPATDLAIEIKEQLLLGRGVDRIGPALARLHALGVEIAFDDFGTGFASLMHLKQFPIDRIKIDGSFVDRIEQAPEDQAIVIGLVDLAHRLGIETTAERVSTRWQRDFLEGIGCDQIQGYLVSPPLEPEDVPAFLDGQSGIDAVDTFGRIAI
- the soxZ gene encoding thiosulfate oxidation carrier complex protein SoxZ, which gives rise to MPLDRALVNMPPNAARGEVVTVKTLIRHPMESGFRPGPDGKLLPRDIIASLVARYAGREVFRMELFPAIAANPLVAFPILATETGEVEIRWTDEKGEFRVERKTLTVT
- a CDS encoding LacI family DNA-binding transcriptional regulator — its product is MTAAKPSRKRAPSGPARIAEVAKLAGVSAATVSRALANPEKVSPEAREKVMAAVRTTGYTPNVAARNLRARKSRMVLVVVPNIGNPFFSEVLRGIDETLSAAGYGLIIGNIGQDDDEGRRFVDVAFAGQVDGVILLNGRILQARGRKLTDAATPVVAACETIPGAPIPQVEVQNREAAEAVARTLLDLGHTRFGYVEGPRANILERERGGGFRDALERAGIPKSSLVVFPGDFSFRSGSAAAERFLALAERPGAVFCANDEMAIGFVKTVRDAGLQVPRDVSVVGFDAIDFASYCEPPLTTVVQPRGAIGQKAAELLIERMRGGTSELPPHVVRFHATLRPGGSTGPAPAAGRGRPAAEALTER
- a CDS encoding SoxY-related AACIE arm protein, with product MTDATRLSPTRRSLVLLGAGGLAWLTVRPALATPDTMAAGIADFTRGVAPIPGRVALEIPPLVENGNSVPLTIRVDSPMTEADHVATIAVFNEKNPQPFVARFHLGPWSGRAEVGTRIRLGDSQKIVAVAALSDGTFWSGAADLVVTLPACVEN